The Juglans microcarpa x Juglans regia isolate MS1-56 chromosome 2S, Jm3101_v1.0, whole genome shotgun sequence genome has a window encoding:
- the LOC121251710 gene encoding zinc finger protein 511 yields the protein MAMDVEEKEQLGFPYWKSVRRTFGPESPFFASGNVERELIAKQVALDLTEDEKDKLQDLVAKECGVFFCPIVGCGSRLTSLENFEDHYNARHTASCSICSRVYPTSRLLSIHVSEAHDSFFQAKVARGYAMYECLVEGCSLKFKSYKSRQQHLVDKHKFTTSFEFFKKAHSSKKQRQKLQRKQGTHKREEASCMEVENESIDGLVSAVSKLSTSDSSPSSVSFGRRHTRGLSFVPRAVQRDRKRPDCTEAGTR from the exons ATGGCGATGGATGTAGAAGAGAAAGAGCAATTAGGGTTTCCGTACTGGAAATCCGTTCGCCGAACGTTCGGGCCCGAGTCTCCCTTCTTTGCTTCTGGCAACGTCGAGAGGGAACTTATCGCTAAACAG GTTGCATTGGATTTAACCGAAGATGAAAAGGATAAGCTTCAGGATTTGGTAGCTAAGGAATGCGG GGTTTTCTTTTGCCCAATTGTTGGTTGTGGTTCACGCTTGACTTCTTTGGAGAACTTTGAAGATCATTACAATGCACGGCATACTGCATCCTGTTCAATATGCTCTAGGGTTTACCCAACATCACGCCTACTAAGCATACATGTATCGGAAGCACATGATTCCTTCTTTCAGGCTAAAGTTGCACGCGGCTATGCCATG TATGAATGTCTGGTGGAAGGCTGTAGTTTGAAGTTCAAGAGCTACAAAAGTCGACAACAGCATCTGGTGGACAAGCATAAATTTACCACTTCATTTGAGTTTTTCAAGAAAGCCCACTCATCTAAGAAACAGAGGCAAAAACTCCAACGCAAACAAGGTACTCATAAGAGGGAGGAAGCATCATGTATGGAAGTAGAAAATGAATCCATTGATGGCCTTGTTTCAGCAGTCTCCAAATTAAGTACTTCGGACTCCTCCCCTTCATCTGTTAGCTTTGGTAGGCGCCACACCCGTGGACTGTCTTTTGTCCCTCGTGCAGTTCAGCGTGATAGAAAAAGACCAGACTGCACCGAAGCTGGGACAAGGTGA